The Hydrogenispora ethanolica nucleotide sequence CCCTGACCCGCTCCCTGAATGATTATGCCCGGAAGGCCAATCTGATCAAGGAGAGCGAGGCCAGCCTCTCCGGAGACGACGTCCGGGAGGGACTGACGGCGATCATCAGCGTCAAACTGCGTTTTCCGCAGTTTGAAGGGCAGACCAAAACCAAACTCGGCAACAGCGAGGTCAAGGGATTGGTCGAGTCCACGGTCAATGAGGGTCTGGCGGAATTTTTCGAGGAGAACCCGACGTCCGCCAAGAAGATTATTGAAAAATGTTTCCTGGCGGCTAGGGCCCGGGAGGCGGCGCGCAAAGCCAAGGAACTGACCCGGCGCAAGAGCGCTCTGGAGGTCGGGTCGCTCCCCGGCAAACTGGCCGACTGTTCCTACCGCGAGCCCGAATTGACCGAGCTTTATCTGGTGGAGGGCGACTCAGCCGGCGGATCCGCCAAGCAAGGCCGGGACCGCCGCTTCCAGGCCATTCTGCCGTTGCGCGGCAAGATTCTCAATGTCGAAAAAGCCAGCCTGGACAAGATCCTGAACAACGAAGAGATCAAGGCGATGATCACCGCTTTGGGAACCGGGATCGGCGAGGATTTTGACCTCTCGAAACTGCGCTATCACAAGATCATCACCATGACCGATGCCGATGTCGACGGCTCGCATATCCGGACGTTGCTGCTGACGTTCTTCTACCGGTTTATGACGCCGCTGGTGGCCAACGGCTATGTCTATATCGCCCAGCCGCCCCTGTACTACATCAAGCAGAATAAGAACGAGCATTACGCCTATTCCGACAAGGAGTTGGAGGAGCTTTTGGCCCAGATCGGCAAGCAGAACATCGTGGTGCAGCGGTATAAAGGCTTGGGCGAGATGAACGCCGAGCAACTCTGGGAGACTACCATGAATCCGGAAGGACGGACAATTCTGAAAGTCACCATGACCGACGCCATCGAGGCCGACGAGACCTTCTCGATGCTGATGGGCGACAAAGTGGAACCCCGTCGCGACTTCATCACCTCGCACGCGTTGGAAGTCCGGAATTTGGACGTGTAATCATGAAACAGCTTAAACTCTATCCGCTGCTGGCGATCCTAGGGGCGGTGCTGATCTGGGGTTTCTCCTTTTTGAGCATTAAGGTCACGGTAGCGGTGATCCCCCCGCTGACGATGGCTTTCATCCGTTTTGCCATGGCTTCGTTCCTGCTGTTTTGGGTCCACCGTTGGCTGGAGCCGCGGGGAAAGGTAGCCCCGGCGGATCTCCCTTTGTTGGCCGGAGCGGGCCTGATCGGGATCACGCTTTATTTTTATTTCGAGAATAACGGCGTCAAATTGATCAC carries:
- the gyrB gene encoding DNA topoisomerase (ATP-hydrolyzing) subunit B, coding for MEDENQSLQSKVNHGYNADQIQILEGLEAVRKRPSMYIGSTDSRGLHHLVYEVVDNSIDEALAGFCDRILVTLHSDGSVSVEDNGRGIPVGIQSKAQKSALEVVMTILHAGGKFGGDGYKVSGGLHGVGVSVVNALSTKLEAWVRLDGQLYYQCYHQGKPQEPVRPIGQAEDTGTTIRFYPDPEIFESCEFSFEYLTHRLRELAFLNRGIKIILKDEKGGREATYQYNGGIISFVESLNKTKNPLHREVIYIRKKVDDYEIEVAIQYNDGFVESVFTFANNINTHEGGSHLSGFRSALTRSLNDYARKANLIKESEASLSGDDVREGLTAIISVKLRFPQFEGQTKTKLGNSEVKGLVESTVNEGLAEFFEENPTSAKKIIEKCFLAARAREAARKAKELTRRKSALEVGSLPGKLADCSYREPELTELYLVEGDSAGGSAKQGRDRRFQAILPLRGKILNVEKASLDKILNNEEIKAMITALGTGIGEDFDLSKLRYHKIITMTDADVDGSHIRTLLLTFFYRFMTPLVANGYVYIAQPPLYYIKQNKNEHYAYSDKELEELLAQIGKQNIVVQRYKGLGEMNAEQLWETTMNPEGRTILKVTMTDAIEADETFSMLMGDKVEPRRDFITSHALEVRNLDV